The DNA sequence ACATTTCTTCAGCGATAGCCTGTCGAGCGGCTCGGCGGCGTGGATTTTGATAACGCCAGAATACCTGCATCCAGCGGGGCCCCTCTATAACCATGAAGAAAGTCAGGGTGAAGATGGTGATGAGCGCAATGACTCCCGAGGCGATATTGCCAAGCCAAGCACCAGCGTTGCTGAGGCTGCCGAGTATCTTGTCTTGGTTATTTGTGACGACCTCGTTGATATTTAGGTTGCGCAAGAGCGAGCCAAAGGCGGTGTTTGACTCAATAAGGTTGCTCCAATAGGCGGGGAAGTTGCGGACGAGATTTGAGAGTTGTTCGATGAGCGGAGGGGTCAATACGACGATCATGTATATAAATAGGAGTAAGCAGGCTAAAAGCAGTATGAAGAGCGCGAGCCCTCGATTCTTGCGGGGCAT is a window from the bacterium genome containing:
- a CDS encoding AI-2E family transporter, with the translated sequence MTGKPTRHNKTELVISTRTVVRILMTIVLFVVAIETILILHTQLIWLAISFFLALAVTPATDWLARFMPRKNRGLALFILLLACLLLFIYMIVVLTPPLIEQLSNLVRNFPAYWSNLIESNTAFGSLLRNLNINEVVTNNQDKILGSLSNAGAWLGNIASGVIALITIFTLTFFMVIEGPRWMQVFWRYQNPRRRAARQAIAEEM